Proteins found in one Paenibacillus dendritiformis genomic segment:
- a CDS encoding Fur family transcriptional regulator: MGHVNHNNVEASVVRQGKDKKTHMTQQREAVYACIRQAASPMTAMDVFLALKSGGQRISLSTVYCSLKYFVKKGLVHELQDDQLSKRYKHACPICRGA, encoded by the coding sequence ATGGGGCACGTGAATCATAACAATGTGGAAGCTTCGGTTGTTCGGCAGGGCAAGGACAAAAAAACGCATATGACGCAGCAAAGAGAGGCTGTCTATGCTTGTATCCGTCAAGCGGCATCCCCTATGACCGCGATGGACGTATTTCTGGCTTTGAAGTCGGGCGGGCAGCGGATTTCCCTCTCTACCGTCTACTGCAGTCTGAAGTATTTCGTCAAAAAAGGACTTGTTCACGAGCTTCAAGACGATCAGCTCTCCAAGCGTTACAAGCATGCTTGCCCCATATGCCGCGGCGCGTAA
- a CDS encoding catalase, with protein sequence MKESNFMTTNQGAPVANNQQSKTAGTRGPVLLEDYHLIEKLAHFDRERIPERVVHARGAGAFGVFKPYRSMAKYTRAAFLQDPEAETPVFVRFSTVIHGGTSPETVRDPRGFAVKFYTTEGNYDLVGNHLPIFFIRDAIKFPDMVHSLKPAPHTNVQTPDHYWDFMSLSPESTNMMTWLFSDLGIPASYREMDGFSVHAFKWVNEKGDVVYVKYTWKSLQGVRGLSVEEAERIQAKDFSHATRDLHQAIEEGRYPEWELCVQMLEPSRLDDFDFDPLDPTKVWPEAIIPMMKAGRMTLNQNPDNYFAQVEQAAFSPSALVPGIEPSEDKLLQGRLFSYPDTQRHRLGPNYLQIPVNCPFARVRNHQRDGFMTMKQDTSPVNYEPNSHAGAYAEAGETYAESDTVVEGTTMRRSIDKTNNFGQAGEKYREMSPEEQDRLVQNLVNDLKQVRPEVQMRALCNFFRADAEYGMKLAAGLSVDISEYLQQVPRS encoded by the coding sequence ATGAAGGAATCTAATTTTATGACTACCAATCAGGGTGCGCCCGTTGCCAATAATCAGCAATCGAAAACCGCCGGAACGCGCGGTCCCGTGCTGCTGGAAGATTACCATCTTATCGAGAAGCTCGCTCACTTCGATCGGGAACGCATTCCGGAACGGGTCGTGCATGCGCGCGGAGCAGGGGCGTTCGGCGTGTTCAAGCCGTACCGGAGCATGGCGAAGTACACGCGGGCGGCCTTTCTGCAAGACCCCGAGGCAGAGACTCCCGTGTTTGTCCGGTTCTCGACCGTGATTCATGGCGGGACCTCCCCGGAGACCGTGCGGGATCCGCGCGGATTCGCCGTCAAATTTTATACGACGGAAGGCAACTACGATCTGGTTGGCAATCATCTTCCGATTTTTTTCATCCGCGACGCCATCAAATTCCCGGACATGGTCCACTCGCTGAAGCCGGCCCCGCATACGAACGTGCAGACGCCGGATCATTACTGGGACTTCATGTCACTGTCTCCGGAATCGACGAATATGATGACCTGGCTCTTCTCGGATCTCGGCATTCCCGCCAGCTACCGCGAGATGGACGGCTTCAGCGTCCACGCGTTCAAATGGGTCAATGAGAAAGGCGATGTCGTGTACGTCAAATACACATGGAAGTCGCTGCAGGGCGTGCGCGGCTTGAGCGTGGAGGAAGCGGAGCGGATTCAAGCCAAAGATTTCAGCCATGCGACGCGAGATCTGCATCAGGCGATTGAAGAGGGCCGCTACCCGGAATGGGAGCTGTGCGTTCAAATGCTCGAGCCGTCGCGGTTGGACGATTTCGACTTCGACCCGCTCGATCCGACGAAGGTATGGCCCGAAGCGATTATCCCGATGATGAAGGCAGGCCGGATGACGCTGAATCAGAACCCGGATAATTATTTTGCCCAGGTCGAGCAGGCTGCGTTCTCCCCTAGCGCGCTTGTGCCCGGGATTGAACCGTCCGAGGACAAATTGCTCCAAGGCCGTCTATTTTCTTATCCGGATACGCAGCGGCACCGTCTCGGTCCGAATTACTTGCAGATCCCGGTGAATTGCCCGTTCGCGCGGGTAAGAAATCATCAACGGGATGGCTTTATGACCATGAAGCAGGACACGTCTCCGGTGAATTACGAGCCGAACAGCCATGCCGGGGCATATGCTGAAGCGGGCGAGACTTATGCCGAGAGCGACACGGTTGTAGAAGGAACGACGATGCGCCGCTCGATAGACAAGACGAATAATTTCGGCCAGGCCGGAGAGAAATACCGTGAGATGTCGCCAGAAGAACAAGATCGGCTCGTGCAAAACCTGGTGAACGATCTGAAGCAGGTACGCCCCGAAGTTCAAATGCGGGCGTTATGCAACTTCTTCCGGGCCGATGCGGAGTATGGAATGAAGCTTGCGGCCGGACTCAGCGTGGATATTAGCGAATATTTGCAGCAAGTACCGCGTTCATAG
- a CDS encoding ABC transporter ATP-binding protein, which translates to MKGKSLLFGHVRAHWFFYVTAVLFMAAANVINAFYPALLGQFTDELQQNGLTRAAVIHYSLWLAAIGIGYGVLFGLGQYMNHRLGRLFEFNTRQRLFGQFTRLSEHYYSKNGVGKLLSYFMNDVRAVRESIANGVNQMTNATILLVSVLVMMMLSHIPVHLVFICVLPLLSIPLFVIYFGPRIRMRSRAVQDALAGMTESAEEQFGGIKVTKTFAVEHIAQSRFDGTVDHIRDNQLRLVRMTSLFQALIPFAGALSLALAITYGGMMSIRGQLSLGNFVTLTLYLRMIMTPLQQIGNVINTMLRSRASLDRLNRLLEEEPDIQETEEAVALRPGEAELELRHLSFAYPDSDTSSLEDISIRVAPGKTLGIVGKTGSGKTTLVKLLLRVYDPPEGSVFIGGDDVRHLTLESLRTQIAYVPQDGFLFSTTIRDNIAFYNREIDDGPVHEASKLADIYRNIEDFPDKFGTKLGERGLTLSGGQRQRTSLARGLIKNAPILILDDSVSAVDVVTESTILANLRRARKGLTTLIIAHRISAVRHADEIVVLDEGRIVERGTHAELLRQGGYYASLYAIQEEGMLDA; encoded by the coding sequence ATGAAAGGAAAGTCATTGTTATTCGGTCATGTTCGGGCTCACTGGTTCTTTTATGTGACGGCGGTGCTGTTCATGGCGGCCGCCAACGTTATCAATGCATTCTATCCCGCTCTGCTCGGCCAGTTCACGGACGAATTGCAGCAGAACGGGCTGACGCGGGCCGCGGTCATTCACTACAGCCTCTGGCTCGCGGCGATTGGCATCGGGTATGGCGTGCTGTTCGGCTTGGGACAGTACATGAATCACCGTCTCGGCCGGCTGTTCGAGTTCAACACGCGGCAGCGGCTGTTCGGGCAATTCACCCGGTTGAGCGAGCATTATTATTCCAAAAACGGGGTCGGCAAGCTGCTCAGCTACTTCATGAATGATGTGCGGGCTGTCCGGGAATCGATCGCCAACGGCGTCAACCAGATGACGAATGCCACGATTCTGCTCGTGTCCGTCCTCGTGATGATGATGTTGAGCCATATTCCGGTGCATCTGGTCTTCATCTGCGTCCTGCCGCTGCTCTCCATTCCGCTGTTCGTCATCTACTTCGGCCCCCGCATTCGCATGCGCTCCCGCGCCGTGCAGGATGCGCTTGCCGGGATGACGGAATCCGCGGAAGAACAATTCGGCGGCATCAAAGTAACGAAAACATTCGCGGTGGAGCATATCGCCCAATCCCGCTTCGACGGAACGGTCGACCATATTCGCGACAACCAGCTTCGCCTCGTGCGGATGACGTCGCTGTTCCAGGCGCTCATCCCGTTCGCCGGCGCGCTGTCGCTGGCGTTAGCGATCACATACGGAGGGATGATGTCCATCCGCGGGCAGTTGTCGCTCGGGAACTTCGTTACATTGACGCTTTACCTGCGCATGATCATGACGCCGCTGCAGCAGATTGGCAACGTGATCAATACGATGCTCCGTTCCCGCGCGTCGCTGGACCGTCTGAACCGTCTATTGGAAGAGGAGCCGGACATCCAAGAGACGGAAGAGGCGGTAGCGCTGCGTCCGGGGGAAGCGGAGCTGGAGCTTCGCCATCTGTCCTTCGCTTATCCGGATAGCGATACCTCCTCGCTGGAGGATATCAGCATTCGCGTCGCTCCGGGCAAGACGCTTGGCATCGTCGGCAAGACGGGAAGCGGCAAGACGACGCTCGTCAAGCTGCTGCTGCGAGTATACGATCCGCCGGAGGGAAGCGTCTTTATCGGCGGCGACGATGTCCGGCATCTGACGCTGGAGAGTCTGCGCACGCAGATTGCCTACGTGCCGCAGGACGGATTTTTATTCAGTACGACGATTCGCGACAATATCGCTTTTTATAACCGCGAGATTGATGACGGGCCGGTTCATGAAGCGTCGAAGCTGGCGGACATTTACCGCAATATCGAAGATTTCCCCGACAAATTCGGCACGAAGCTGGGCGAGCGGGGACTTACCTTGTCCGGCGGGCAGCGCCAGCGCACCAGTCTGGCCCGCGGGCTCATCAAGAACGCGCCGATCCTTATCCTGGACGACAGCGTCAGCGCCGTGGACGTCGTCACCGAGTCCACTATCTTGGCGAATCTGCGCCGCGCCCGCAAAGGCTTGACGACGCTCATCATCGCTCACCGCATCAGCGCGGTTCGCCATGCGGACGAGATCGTCGTCCTCGATGAGGGACGGATTGTGGAGCGCGGCACGCATGCGGAGCTGCTCCGCCAGGGCGGATACTATGCTTCGCTCTATGCGATTCAGGAGGAGGGGATGCTCGATGCGTGA
- a CDS encoding DUF4198 domain-containing protein, whose amino-acid sequence MKMKKAASVLLGTLLSVTLAIPAFAHDGWSQTNSPVIGAGEVAYVDMMLGNHSNEHRSYRIAGQWSTDSSKVYVVNPAGKKIDITDTRFYTGEAATETEPALNNYFVSSFSSSQPGAYIVSVEGDSIFKGADTASRTLRSAKSFVAVMDIPTMKRASMLNGFQRQVSPDRAELVPLFNPAAAQANTSAEVQLLLKGNPLADTEVSLIRRSNSEAVTVKTDAKGIAKFKLGGADYYLLRAKPATNEKREGEYDTVSYEATMTFVVQNGTYELSGTPAEAKPQVFLNGKAQPDASFSFANGTLMADASWVNKALGSKTAASPVALRDAASEAGAVLEYLPAVGANRAAIYLYLTK is encoded by the coding sequence ATGAAAATGAAAAAAGCCGCCAGCGTACTGCTGGGCACTCTGCTGTCTGTAACGCTCGCCATTCCGGCGTTCGCGCATGACGGATGGTCGCAGACGAACAGTCCCGTGATTGGCGCAGGCGAGGTCGCCTATGTTGACATGATGCTCGGCAATCATTCCAATGAGCACCGCAGCTACCGCATCGCCGGCCAGTGGAGCACCGATTCCTCGAAAGTATATGTCGTGAACCCGGCAGGCAAAAAGATTGACATTACCGATACGCGTTTCTATACGGGCGAAGCGGCGACAGAGACGGAGCCGGCGCTCAACAACTATTTTGTCTCTTCCTTCTCTTCTTCCCAGCCTGGAGCCTATATTGTCTCGGTCGAGGGAGACAGCATTTTCAAGGGAGCCGATACGGCGAGCCGCACGTTGCGCAGCGCCAAATCGTTCGTCGCCGTCATGGATATCCCGACGATGAAGCGGGCCTCGATGCTGAACGGCTTCCAGCGTCAAGTGAGCCCGGACCGCGCCGAGCTGGTGCCGTTGTTCAATCCGGCAGCGGCGCAGGCCAATACCTCCGCAGAAGTCCAATTGCTGCTGAAAGGCAATCCGTTGGCCGACACCGAAGTATCGCTTATCCGCCGCAGCAATTCGGAGGCAGTAACCGTGAAGACGGATGCGAAGGGCATCGCCAAGTTCAAGCTGGGCGGCGCCGATTATTATTTGCTGCGCGCCAAGCCGGCTACCAATGAGAAGCGCGAGGGCGAGTATGATACCGTCAGCTATGAAGCGACGATGACCTTCGTGGTCCAGAACGGCACCTACGAGCTGTCGGGCACCCCGGCTGAAGCGAAGCCGCAGGTGTTCCTGAACGGCAAGGCTCAACCGGATGCCTCGTTCTCCTTCGCGAACGGAACGCTGATGGCGGATGCGTCCTGGGTGAACAAGGCCCTTGGCAGTAAGACCGCCGCATCGCCGGTAGCGCTGCGGGACGCCGCTTCCGAGGCGGGGGCCGTGCTGGAATATTTGCCGGCGGTTGGAGCGAACCGCGCCGCCATCTATTTGTACCTGACTAAATAA
- a CDS encoding copper resistance protein CopC → MGQLLGNSRQPVYLLGIAALLLSLLLHPLTASAHANLASSKPLADAQLDTAPSEIRITFTEGIDAKLSSMTLWDEDGREIGGAVSGEGDDTLVKALPELKNGIYKVKWQVLSVDTHVTEGSYRFAVGTTLDKSGPAPTKSLDDDEEPHPKPDNGSPGEDGKPASVKPGTPAEGATPPDRSGPKPSAGQAEQPKPPAEKPAGGEADAGASGASKPGTPQAAADQAKEPKAQPTAPASSGSGSGAPGEAAASPAEEPGGADPAKGEQAPSVQAPTEEAEPLDGQESGSREGNAASLKSSDPPGAERDQGSAADGEEASAPGGQDVRSADGAAPEADHAHLHHDHASGHTAHSTGMTDRWNTVIRIVNVLTTAALFALLYHHYAVGRGGPRLADMAARTHKAAQAVALAAAFLYALTYAAHMLLLAAQLTPAGSGASSMVSTAWTLAVSTRVGLADGLRIVLAAGLWGTLLAGQRAPHWPMAVLRCLLLLGLALTFPLTGHAVSGSPLQAAAAVVSHALHFATAGIWFGGLAGLLLVTRSLRRKPDADAFTEAGGLWSRFSAAALPLTVITVLTGLVLAVMHVGSWEGLYTSAYGQTLLVKSALYAGVLVIAAFHRFLWLPAFVKQEGDPERVRVFLRGVSLEAACGAAIFIIAGMLSTGMPPGLG, encoded by the coding sequence ATGGGACAATTGCTGGGAAATTCGAGACAACCCGTCTATTTGCTGGGTATAGCCGCCTTGCTGCTCTCCCTTCTGCTTCATCCGCTGACCGCATCCGCCCATGCGAACCTGGCGTCATCCAAGCCGCTGGCCGATGCGCAGCTGGACACGGCGCCGTCGGAGATACGCATCACGTTCACCGAGGGCATCGATGCGAAGCTGAGCTCGATGACGCTGTGGGACGAGGATGGGCGCGAGATCGGCGGCGCCGTGAGCGGGGAAGGCGACGACACGCTGGTCAAGGCTCTTCCCGAGCTCAAGAACGGCATCTATAAGGTGAAGTGGCAGGTGCTGTCGGTGGACACGCATGTCACCGAGGGCTCGTACCGGTTCGCGGTCGGGACGACGCTTGACAAAAGCGGGCCTGCGCCGACCAAGTCGCTGGATGACGACGAAGAACCGCATCCCAAGCCGGACAACGGCTCTCCGGGTGAGGACGGGAAGCCCGCTTCCGTCAAGCCCGGCACTCCGGCAGAGGGGGCGACGCCACCGGACCGGAGCGGGCCGAAGCCTTCGGCAGGCCAGGCGGAGCAGCCGAAGCCTCCCGCAGAGAAGCCGGCCGGCGGCGAAGCGGACGCGGGAGCATCCGGCGCAAGCAAGCCGGGCACGCCTCAGGCGGCTGCCGATCAGGCGAAGGAGCCGAAGGCGCAGCCAACTGCGCCCGCTTCGTCCGGCTCCGGAAGCGGTGCTCCCGGGGAAGCCGCCGCATCGCCGGCCGAGGAGCCTGGCGGTGCGGACCCGGCTAAGGGGGAGCAAGCTCCGTCCGTCCAGGCTCCAACAGAGGAAGCTGAACCATTGGACGGCCAAGAGAGCGGAAGCCGGGAAGGGAATGCCGCTTCCCTGAAGTCGTCCGATCCACCCGGAGCGGAACGTGATCAGGGAAGCGCGGCGGACGGAGAAGAAGCCTCTGCACCCGGCGGTCAGGACGTCCGTTCAGCGGATGGGGCTGCGCCTGAGGCCGATCACGCCCATCTTCATCATGATCATGCATCCGGCCATACGGCGCACAGTACAGGCATGACCGATCGGTGGAATACCGTCATCCGGATTGTCAATGTACTGACGACAGCCGCCTTATTTGCCCTCCTGTACCATCATTATGCGGTAGGAAGGGGAGGACCGCGGCTGGCGGACATGGCTGCACGGACGCATAAGGCGGCACAGGCTGTCGCGCTTGCGGCCGCATTCCTCTATGCGCTGACCTATGCGGCGCATATGCTGCTGCTTGCCGCGCAGCTTACGCCCGCCGGCTCCGGCGCCAGTTCGATGGTCTCCACGGCATGGACACTGGCCGTATCGACGCGCGTCGGCCTGGCGGACGGATTGCGCATCGTGCTGGCCGCCGGATTATGGGGGACGCTGCTGGCGGGGCAGCGGGCGCCTCATTGGCCGATGGCCGTCCTGCGGTGCCTGCTGCTGCTCGGCCTGGCGCTGACCTTCCCGCTGACCGGCCATGCCGTCTCGGGTTCCCCGCTGCAGGCGGCGGCCGCTGTCGTCTCGCATGCGCTGCATTTCGCGACGGCAGGCATCTGGTTCGGCGGACTGGCCGGGCTGCTGCTCGTCACCCGGAGCTTGCGCCGGAAGCCCGATGCGGACGCCTTCACGGAAGCCGGCGGCCTATGGTCGCGCTTCTCTGCCGCCGCCCTGCCATTGACGGTCATCACGGTGCTGACCGGCTTGGTGCTGGCCGTCATGCATGTCGGCAGTTGGGAGGGGCTGTACACGTCTGCGTATGGACAGACGCTCCTCGTCAAGAGCGCGCTCTATGCAGGCGTGCTCGTGATTGCCGCCTTCCACCGCTTCCTGTGGCTGCCTGCCTTCGTGAAGCAGGAAGGCGACCCGGAGCGGGTCCGGGTCTTTCTGCGCGGAGTCAGTCTGGAGGCGGCTTGCGGAGCGGCTATATTTATCATAGCCGGAATGTTGTCCACCGGAATGCCGCCGGGCTTGGGATAA
- a CDS encoding ABC transporter ATP-binding protein codes for MRESASEKPNAAQDISREDRMRSFAAMLAYAKPYRLTFLAVFVCTFFAIGADLLQPYLVKVAIDENMLTGAHGTDTLLLLGGCYFLLAAVSLIFSYVQANLLQKVGQGIVGQLRKDLFRHISKQSMSFFDRHPIGSLVTNVSSDTETINQFFTQVLLSLVRDGLSLLLVVAFMFSLDAQLALYCLLLFPVIFAIAAAFRSLLRSAYQRVRGELSRLIAFLAENLAGMSLIQAFHQEKEQTDQFTSRNRSYLRENLREVRTSILFNRSFDMLGNLSVAFVVWLGGMAVLDQSLEFGVLYAFINYIRQFFQPINQITQQWNTLQSTTVSMDRLWRIFRVEPQVTDPEPGHTVAVEPQEVLGQVDFNHIRFAYVDDRDVLHDLDLHIAPGEFIGIVGTTGAGKSSLVSLLARFYDVRQGSVEIDGVDIRRMKQETLHRIVGLVQQDPYLYSGTIVDNVRLFQEEVPRDRVIWACKAVGADSMIKRLKHGYDTRLSERGSGLSAGERQLISFARILVFEPRILILDEATAHLDSHTERLIQQALNVVSKGRTTIVIAHRLSTIQHAHRIIVMSGGRVIEEGDHEALMKQGGSYADLVRHSRTGATELQASM; via the coding sequence ATGCGTGAATCAGCAAGCGAGAAGCCGAATGCCGCGCAGGACATCTCGCGCGAGGATCGCATGCGCTCCTTCGCGGCGATGCTGGCCTACGCCAAGCCGTACCGGCTGACCTTCCTCGCGGTGTTCGTCTGCACCTTCTTCGCCATCGGCGCGGATCTGCTGCAGCCGTATCTGGTTAAGGTGGCGATCGATGAGAATATGCTGACGGGCGCGCACGGGACAGATACACTGCTGCTGCTCGGCGGCTGCTACTTCCTGCTGGCGGCGGTCAGCCTGATCTTCTCCTACGTCCAGGCGAATCTGCTGCAAAAGGTAGGGCAAGGCATCGTCGGCCAGCTTCGCAAAGATCTGTTCCGCCATATCTCGAAGCAGTCGATGTCTTTCTTCGACCGCCACCCGATCGGCAGTCTCGTGACGAACGTCTCCAGCGATACGGAGACCATTAACCAATTTTTCACGCAAGTGCTCTTGAGCCTGGTGCGCGACGGCTTGTCACTCCTGCTGGTGGTCGCCTTCATGTTCTCCCTGGATGCGCAGCTGGCGCTGTACTGCCTGCTGCTGTTCCCGGTCATCTTCGCTATCGCGGCCGCCTTCCGTTCGCTGCTGCGCTCGGCGTACCAGCGGGTGCGGGGGGAGCTGTCGCGGCTTATCGCTTTTCTGGCGGAGAACTTGGCGGGGATGAGCTTGATTCAAGCATTCCATCAGGAAAAAGAGCAGACCGACCAGTTCACCAGCCGCAACCGCAGCTATTTGCGTGAAAATTTGCGGGAAGTGCGCACGAGCATTTTGTTCAACCGCTCGTTCGATATGCTCGGCAACCTGTCCGTTGCCTTCGTCGTCTGGCTGGGCGGCATGGCTGTGCTGGACCAATCGCTGGAATTCGGGGTGTTATACGCCTTTATCAATTATATTCGCCAATTTTTCCAGCCCATCAACCAGATTACCCAGCAATGGAACACACTGCAGTCGACGACGGTGTCGATGGACCGTCTATGGCGCATTTTCCGCGTCGAGCCGCAGGTGACCGACCCGGAACCCGGGCATACGGTTGCGGTGGAGCCGCAGGAGGTTCTCGGCCAGGTGGACTTCAACCATATCCGCTTCGCCTATGTCGACGATCGCGATGTGCTGCATGATCTCGATCTGCATATCGCTCCCGGGGAATTCATCGGGATTGTCGGCACGACCGGCGCGGGCAAAAGCTCGCTCGTCAGCCTGCTGGCGCGGTTCTACGATGTCCGCCAGGGCAGCGTCGAGATCGATGGCGTCGATATTCGCCGGATGAAGCAGGAGACGCTGCATCGGATCGTCGGCCTGGTCCAGCAGGACCCGTATCTCTATTCCGGCACGATTGTGGACAATGTCCGCCTGTTCCAGGAGGAGGTGCCGCGCGACAGGGTCATCTGGGCCTGCAAGGCGGTCGGCGCGGATAGCATGATCAAGCGGCTCAAGCACGGCTATGACACGCGCCTCTCGGAGCGAGGCAGCGGGTTGTCCGCCGGCGAACGCCAGCTGATCTCCTTCGCCCGGATTCTCGTGTTCGAGCCGCGCATCCTTATTCTCGACGAGGCGACGGCCCATCTGGACTCGCATACCGAGCGCCTCATCCAGCAGGCCTTGAATGTCGTCTCGAAGGGCAGAACGACGATCGTTATCGCCCATCGTCTCTCCACGATTCAACATGCCCACCGCATCATCGTCATGAGCGGCGGCCGGGTTATCGAGGAGGGAGATCATGAGGCGCTGATGAAGCAGGGCGGCAGCTACGCCGACCTGGTGCGCCACTCCCGCACCGGCGCCACGGAGCTGCAGGCGTCGATGTAG